CCGCCGGGCGGCGCCACTTTCCGGAAGCGGCGTcccggaagcggcggcggcaggggcggggcgggcggaaGTGAcgcgcggggccgcggcggggccgccccgccatGTCCCGGAGCGCTGAGCAGCGGCCGCAGTTGTGAGTACGGGCGGGCCCGGGGGTTCGGCCGCGCAGGGACGCCCCGCCAGGTACGGTCCCGCCGCTCGCCGCCCTGCCGGGACCCGTGCGCGGAAACGGgagggcgggggcggcggcggcggccccggcgggacgggcgggggggcggcggcggggagggCGTCGTCCTGTTCGTTCCCTTCCGTTTCTTTCTTATCCCTTCCTTTCCCATCCCTTTCTTACTCATCCCTTTCTAGCCCTTCCTTTCCttgttccttcccttcctttccattcccttccctgcgCCTTCCCCTTCCatgcctcatctttcctttcaccttttccttccttcattcttcccttcccttcccttcccttcccttcccttcccttcccttctcccttcccttcccttccctcatcccttcccttccctcatcccttcccttccctcatcccttcccttcccttcccttcccttcccttcccttcccttcccttccccctttccttcccttccctcccctcccctcctttcccttccctttcccattccAGGCGGTGCTGAGCGGGCTGGGGGCGGTTCCAGCCCCGCTCCACGTGCGGTGCCGTCTCCGGCTCGATGCCAGTTgtgttttggttgtgttttggctttgttttggctgtgttttggctgtattttggttgtgttttggtGTCAGGGGCTCTTGGTGTTCGTTGTCGCTGCGGCCACATCGCGGTGAGGGTGGGGTTTGCTGGAGGCAGCCGGGAAACGGGGAGTGGGGATATCAGAGGAATCGAACCTTTCACAGTCATGGAATTATTTCCGTTGGAAAAACCCTtaaagatcactgagtccaaccattcccgcAGCACTGCCATGTTCGCCACTAACCCGTGCCCGAGGTGCCACATCCAttcattttttgaacacttccacagaGACTCCACCTCTGTCCTGGGAAGCCTTTGCCGGTGCCtggccaccctttccatgaagaaattttcccaatatccccctgcccctcccctggcccagcctgaggccgttccctctcctcctgtccctgttccctggcagcagagcccgacccccccggctgccccctcctgtcagggacttgtgcagagccacaaggtccccctgagcctcctttgctccaggctcagcccctttccagctccctcagccgctcctggggctccagccccttcccagctccgttcccttccccgGGCTCTCTGGGGCAGCTTTACCCATCAGGTCCCTCGTTAGGATCGCACCGCGCGGGcgtggctgtgctggcagctcccgCAGGAAGGATTCCGGGAATTCTGCGGGCCGCCCGCCTCTCCGAGCCTCCATCCCCGGTTCGCGCCGGGGGCTCAGCGGGCCCAGCGGCTCCAGCCGTGGTTTGGCTCCCGGTGCCTTTCCTTGTCTCTCTGGAGTTCTCAGGGTGCTCTGCGTGCTCAGGGATGAGTTTTGGGTGATTTCTGATTCCCGGGGCTGCCGTGGGATCCCCGCCAGGTGTTTCTGATCCCCGCCGGGTGTTTCTGACCCCGTTGGGTGTTTTTGATGGTCGCAGATCCCACCAGAGGTTCTGTGGCTGGAGGAGGATCCTGTCACGGATCAGGAGAGCTGTGGTTCAGAACAGAgcacagggagtgtttcctggCGTTTTGCACATCCACAACTATCTGTACTCCAGGGAATATTCCACAGTGGATGAAAGAGTTCCCAGAAACAATTACTGTCAAACAGAAAGTGGTTTTTCTGCCGTTCTTGAAAGCCTCTGGTTTAGGGTAAAACCTCAGGTCATTAGAGATGGCTTGAACTAAAATACTGGTCAGGATTCCTCCAAATTCAACATCAATTTCTTGATTTCCTTTAGATGATGGTAATGATAATAACAATGATCATTGTATATTATTCAGATTATATGTTACTATATATTTAGTATTGTCATTACTACTATTATTTTATTACAATTTCCGGATAATCCACGGAATGAATGCagctatataaaataaatatatatcaaCTACAATCAAGTAATTTTACTTTGTCCCTGGGTGCACATTTCCAATTGACAAGAAGTTGTTACTTTGCCACTCCCTGGCTCCAACTGAAcccattaaaataaattctgttgCTTCTCTGGAGTGGCCCATAGTCCCTGGTCATTTACTCACATTTGTAGGTGAAAGTTGTGCCTAAAGGAACAGTTGGGAGTGAAGGCAGATGGAAAAGTAGCTCATTTCTTCCGAGGGGGATTGCTCCTTCAGACGACTTTGCAGGGAAATTGAGCAGTCTGTCTCTTTGATCTCTGCTGATGCGTTTTTTAATGGCACAGTCAGGATTTCTGTGGGAATCGTGCTGGTGGTTGCACTGCATTTGATGAATGAATTTATTTGGCAGAAAAAAGTATTcctattttctgaaaatattccAAGGGTGTTTTTGTTAATGGAAGCATAAAGGAGAGAGGGTGAATGTTTAAATACTcaatattttgtgttttgtgcTGCTCACTGAGAGTAATGAACAGTGAGAGAAGTTTAGACAGTCAAATTGCTGTGTCTGGGCAAGAAAACAGGAATTCTGGTGAACTGAAGGAAATGTAGGTTAttcttattatttttctgtcttgaaaTAAGTAAGTAAAGAAATAAATCTCCCAGtttctttctgttctctctGCTTTCCTACCTTCCTTAATGCCACATCCATAGGGAGGTGTTGGTGTTGCTGCACACAGACTGTTCACTGAAAGAAATTTCCTTTTTGGGTCAAAAAAAATGTCATCTGGTTGACAGATCCCTCTATGAATGTCACAGAATTTTATTTGGTTGTTTTTACTGAATTTGGCCATTTCTCTGGTGATGTTCAATAACGTTTCTACCAGTCCaccattttttaattcttccatTAACTTCTTTGACTTAAGTTTTGTTCATGGATCTGCCTTAAGCCTTTCTAAAGAATTGTAACAACACAATTGTTTCTGAGCACTCATATGTGAGATTTGAGGAGGTTTATTCTTATGGGGTTGGGAAGTGAAGGAAGgtgaagaggagaaagaaaactctACTTCAGTAACTATGGGAGAAATTCCCAAGGACAACCTGGCAGGATACAGATTTCCtgttgtcattttttttttttttaaggaaaagaaattaacctgttctttaacaaaattaatctcACACCCTAAAAAAGGGGATCCTGAGGGAgtttttttcattctgattAAGAGATTCTTAAAGATTCATTAATTCAAAGAGCAGTGACCTGAAGACTGAAGTAAAACAACTTCTACCTCTCCTCTTCATCCCTCAAAAACGTGTGGAGACAgtgctttattttattctggTAACAAGAAACTTCCTCGTGGTTATTTCTTTGTATCACCCCGGAAAAGCTTTATGTGAAATTGCTGCAATGAAGCCTTTTTAACTCAGAGTGCTGGAAACAAGCACAGTGATCCTTTCTCTCCTCAGTCGAAGATGTTTGAGTCAATCTGGGTGAATTCCACTTCTTGGTATCTCATTggacttttccttctctcttgccTATCCTTTAGCTTTTTGTCATTCTCTCAGCGTGTAAATACCTGATATTAGTTTCAAGTTAAAGAATGTTATTTCCCAGAAAatgatgattttggggtgtcttgCACTTTTTCATGGAGATAAAAAGCTGCAGTTGCCTTCTGTCATCATGGAAAGCAGAATGATCTGAAGTTCAGGCAAATGAGATTTTTTACTGGTGCTTGTTTCCCCAATCTACTTTAAAGTTCCTGTTTGTAGCACAGTCAAAACCAGTTTCTAAGTCTGTCGAGCTGGAGGTGAATGGTGATTGCAGGTGGGAATGAGGACGTGAGCGCTGGAAACTGGCAGAGGAAAATATTGATGCAAATATATCTTCAgctcatctctccctgtttttcTTGCTTCCTTTCCCTCTGATCTGCTCCCCCTCCTCTTGCCCAAAAGTTAGAAGTGTTCCCTTGCTTTGACAGGTGGAGGAACGAGCCTCTTTGGAGGTTTCTTCTGCCCCTTGGTGCCAATTTGCAGCCGTAGTTAGTTGGGGTGCAGGTAAGTGCCTGTTTCTCTGTTCAGCAGCTCCACATTTGGGGACTTGCTGAAAAATTCCTTCTGGATTTGCTTTTACTTCTTATATATAGAAGCAAAGTTGAGGCTGTAGATCATGGAGTTATTAAAGAAGTATTGAGAGATTCAAAGCAcagtccaggagctgctgctgttcctcatTTGCATTGTCAGTAGTGCTGGGAGGTTTAAAGTGCTCCAAAAgtcttttttctctgctttagtTATGTTCAAACACACAAATATTTCTACTTCCTCTTCATTTAGGCAAAACTGTTTTCTGTCAGACTGTTGCCTGTCAGTGCTAGTCCATCTCAACTCTCGTTTCTGATTCCAAAACACCCAACTCCGTTTTGCTCATAAGCCCTCCTGTGACAGCTTCCATTAGGAACCATGTGGTATAATGcccatattttaattttcagtaccttaaaaccaaaaatactGCAGAATTTCCTGCCCACTGCACTGATACCTCACGTAAAAATCTCCATTTTCATACCTTGTGCCCAGAAATGAGTCATTGTACCAAAACACTGGGGGTGGAGTTAATTCCAAGGTCCCAGCAAGGAAGGCTCTGTGTATCTGATGGCTTTGTGTGTTGGGCAGACAGTAGTGGGATGTTTGTGTCAACCCCCAGGGGATGTGACTCCCAGCAGGAACTGCCCAGCTTTGGGAGTGAAGAGCATTCCTGTGCCTTCCCAGCAGGTGGGAGAAGCGAAGGCTGGCTGACTCCTGAGCAGccacagggctggaggcaggacTGAGCCCTCGGGCACTGCTCCAAGCTGAGTCAGAAGcccaaaaagacagaaaaaatgcCCATTTCAAAGCTACCTGACAGAAAGCAGAACACAGCCCTGTGGAATCGGGGTGGAACTGGGAACTACTCCCATGTCCGTGCTCTCACAGCATTTACTGGCACAGGAAGTCGATGGGATGGACGTGGTGCTTGCTCCTGGTGACTCCAGGTGGAGTTGGCAGCTCTGCTTTTTAATCGCTCTGGATCTGCTGTCACAACTTCCAGGGATTTGGTCTCTTCTTTCTCAGTGAGGGCAGCTTTGTTTGCCCACATGTGTCTCTGCAGTGCTTTGGGCAGTAGATTGTTCTGCTTGGAGTCCAGGAGTTCTTTGCAGAAGAGCCTGCATTGGGCAGACTCCCCTGGAGTGGGAGAGGTTCTTTGTCCTGCCATGGACTCGAAAAATCTTGGCATTTGGAGCAGTCACAACTAACTTGTGTTTTGACAAGATCTGTCTGTCTCTTGGTGAGTTCTTACCTTCACCTGCAAGAaatctctgttttctctctggatgtccctggtgctgtttcCATGTGTTCCTCCTTGGTTTTGAAGCCTTTTCCTTCCTAGACTTAGACTTCTGTTCTCAAAAATGTTTATAACCCAGTATCATTTGAGAGTTTTCCATCTCTTTGAGGATGAACCACCTCTGTGGTCTGTATCTGCCTCAAGAATGGCCAGGCAGGTGCCAGGGAGGCCCAGGAGCCACCTGTTCCACAAAATAAACACATCCTGTTTCCAGATTCCTTTCTTGTGTCTGAAGTAGTTTCTGCTTCTGTCTTGCCATGCAGCTACTCTGCCTGTATTCTCCTGAAGCCTTCCTGAAATTCATAGTTCATAGCACTCAGGAGGGTTAGAAATAGTAACAGGGagatgggaaaggggaaaataagGCTTCTCTGGGAAATTGGGAGGTagtgttttcattttcagaatgaaaggccctgtgaggggaagaggagggtaATGTGAGGTGTTTTCTGGGGTCTTTTAACTTACTTTTAATCTGAAAAAGATGTCATTTCTTGCTACTCTGGGGTGTAGAAGCTGGACACTATTTTCAGTCTGAGATGGTCTGAAATGGAAGCCTGGGTAGGTCAGTAGGAAGCTCCTGAAAATTAACTCAGGCATTTTCCAGGAGTTAATCTGCTTCAGCCCTGGGTGTAGAGTTCACTGATGCTCGTGAATTAAAGTACCTATGCTTGTTCACTTACACtgcctttcatttttctctcttttcccttttctttgttAAGCATTGCAGGCTGTATGTACCGAGTCGTTCAGACAACGGGACCAGATGGAAAAAACCTTCTGAAATTGCTTCCCATTTCTAAAACTTCTGGAAGCTTTGTGCCAGTAGTTCAGTCTCCAGCCATGCCAAATAATTCTAACGCAAATGTTTCTAGCCCAGTCCATCTTACTTTTAAGACACAGCTTGGCAATACTGCTGCGCCTTCACCTGTTAAGATACCCATTTTCCAGCCTCCTAATCCTGGAAAGATTATTCTTACGAGGACATTAGACAAGCAGGAGAGTGTTAGGACAGATTCTGAAAAGGAAAGCTTGATTCCAAGTGCAGCTGCCAAcggccagagcagctgtgtgtcCATGGATGGAGTGTCCTTGCAGAATGTGGCCATCACGAGCTCCTCTCACCAGAGCAGCACAACCTACATGGTGGTGAACACCAAACCCGTCCCAGTGACTGTCAagtctccagcactgccctctgGACACCACCTCCAGATTCCAGCTGATGCAGAAGTGAAATCTGTCCCAGCCTCTCTTTTGCCACCTTCAATACAGCAAAAAATCCTGGCAGCTGCAGCCACCAACGTGTCTGGAGGGGCTGACAGTACAAAAACGCCGACGGTGATTTATGTGTCACCCGTGAACACAGTGAAAACCTCCCAAGTCCTGCCCAAGCACTTGCAGAGCTTTTGCCCCAAACCTGCCACGGAAGTTTCAAAGACACTGATAGTGACAGCTGCCCAAAAGGGATCTGGTTCTTCTCCCGAGCCAGTCACATCCGaggggcagcagtgccagcaaaCTCCCATGAAATGGATCGTGCAAGAAACTGCCCCGCTCTCAGCAGCTTGTCTCATCCCTGTAAAGTCTTCAAATAATGTGGCTTCCAAGATCCTGAAAACTTTGTCAGACACGAAGAATGTAGAAGTTAATCCTGCAAATATTTTGCCACTCTGTTCTAACGGTCCTGGTGGAAGCCAAACCAAAATCACACCTTTAAAAGATAATGCTCTGGTCATGTACAATGGGAAAGTCTATTTATTGACCAAAAGAGGCTCTGATGTTCTGTCAGCCCAGGCTGACAAACAAACATCTTCCTCTTCTGATGCTTCACTTAAAAAGGAGACACCCAAGCGAATTGATTCTGCTGAAGTCAATAAAATAACCAGTAAAGTGGTCAATCTGGTGTTGtcaaaaagcaaagcagtggTGCTGTCCCAGAAAGACCCAAAACCATGTACAGTCTCCAAAAATTCATCACCAGTTGGCTTAAGAAATGACTTAAAATCcacacctgcagctctgctgacacCAAGTGCTAATCAGCAGGATTCCAGTGTAACCCAGAGACAGAGTTTGCCCTTCACCAAGAGCGTTTCTTGCAGTGGAGCGACCCCAGTTGCAGCAGTAGGGGTGCAGGAAGGTGTGTGGCAAAGTGGCAAAGACCTGAGTCCTTCCCCGAGGGCAGCAGGGCCTCTGTTACCTCAGGCTAAGCAGGAATGTGCTGTCAGTGAAGACTGGCCAAAGGTAATAAATCATAAACATGCCACCCCAGTGTCTGGTCAGTGGTTCTGTGGTCCTGGTTTTAGGTGGATGAAATGGCTCTTGATGAGTTCACACATTTTTGTAACCAGGTATCCTGGAAATGCAGCTCTAAGGTTGGTTCTAGTCAATAAATGGCCTATTTCCTAATAATTTTGTACTGTGCAAGTGAGAAATACATAGAAAAGAAAGGGGCAGAGGTAAGGTAGCTTTTGATTTCCTCCTGAGATAAATGATAAGCAATAACTGAACTCCAGGGAGGCTGTTCATGGTTTGGGCTCTTGGATGTTGATGCCACACGCTCACAGCACAACCTTAGGGCTGCAGGGGTGATGTAGGGTAGGGAAAGTCGAGTTTCCATCTCACAAGAGGAGGGTAAGTTGGAAGAGCAGAGTTTGTCCTCCAGAGACAACTCTGGTGTAGCACTGTCAGCTCCAGACTCCACAGGCAGGAGCTGTgtttccttcctcccctgccCTGGTGGGGAGGGATCCACCTCCTTCACTCCTGGCTCCACGTCAGGCAGAGGGAACTTGTGAGATCCTCAATGGCTGCATTGACATATTCTTTTAAGATCATAATGTTGAAAATCTGTTAGAAGTTGTAAGCCTCCAATCCCACAAACTCCCCATACAGGATTGGTGGTCATGTTTTTAGTAGCTCCAGAGGCCAAGGTGAATTtgtctccagagaaaaaaaataattctgaaactTGTTTGTGTTGTCCAGGCAGAACAGAAATGTCAGCCAAGTGTATTTTTGCAAATTTTAGACATTTAATTATTGCAAGACTGTAAGACTTAGCTTTTTTATTGTTCCTCACCTGAAAAATGGTTGAAAtaccatttattttcttcagtgctgTGTGATGCCAAGTGTCAGCATTTGCATTTGCTTTAACCTTGGTGAGAAATAGCTCAGCAAATTTGGTGCTCTTGTCCctaaatttgcaaacccctggaTTGCAGAGTAAGGACACTGCCTgctcttccttcctctttctttgctATGTGAAGGGGTAGAACAGGTGATTCTCTTGttgcttcttttatttttgtggttGCTGGTTGGCCTGGACATTTTCTGGATGTTCCACAATGTACTTGGAGTGTTAAATAATGAGTGTTAGACTTATGATAATTTGTGTGTAATTTATCACAATTGGCTCATCTGTGTTAAATGTTACCTGTGTTAAATGTAGCTCTTGGAGAATGGCAGACAAAATAAATGTTCACCTGTCTTTCTAGTACCTATTTTTtgtatattaatatattttatctaTTTATATGTAGAGATAGAGAGTGAGAGAGTGATTGATGGCTCTCTCACTGCTTCTGTATTTCAGATCCAATGTCAAAAGATGGATTCACCGGGAAAGGTTATTCAAATCAAACACCAAGAGCACCCACACTGGAAACAATACTTggaattaaggaaaaaatttgGTCTCTTTAAGGAGGAGAGAGTTTACCTTACAAGAATACCATTAAGGGCCGTCTGTGAGAATCCAGAAGAAAGGGTTTGTTCCAGTGACagcttggaaaggaaaaatgatTCTTGCAGTTCATCCTCATTGGATGTGGAACTAACGAATCATCATCAGGAATGTGTTAAAGAGGAAAAGGTATCTGGGATTTTTCAGTGCTAAACACACTCAGAAAGCAGCGTATGTTCAGTcagtgcagagctgggggtgtttggagCCTCCCACCTCTGGATTCACAGGGAGAGTCAGGAGTTGTTGGGATCTCTGTGAGAACTTGTTTGAGATTTCTGTATGATTCAAGCACCATCTAGGAATTTTTATCCTCATTTTTgagttctggaggaaacttgaACAACAAATTCTTTGGAGAAAACTGTCCCTGCTGGTGGTGATGGTCCTAGTTGGAATAGGGACCAGACCTTGGTATCCTGATTTATATTTAACCCTCTGCAGATGGTTGTGTTTGTCTAGCAGTGCAGTGGCTACAGGCAGAGGAATGGGTTTGTTAAAAGAAATTTACTTGTAGATCTGTCCAATCTTTAAAATTACAAATGTTGGTTTGAACTTTGTGATTGGTTGGGTACTTCTGGAAGGAAGAACTTCCATGTTAATGCATGGAAAGGATTTTACCCATCCAAGTATTTCTGTTCAGCCACATTTTCTTCTATGTGATTCTACTCAACTCAGTCAAAGACTTTCTCAGGTTTTACTAATTCAGTGCTAATAATTGGGCAGATCCATGGCTGCTGTTGACATTAACATTAGCTTTAACCCATCCAtcagaagtgtccaaggccaggttggatggagcttggagcaacctggtcttgtgggaggtgtccttgcccatggcagggggtggaatggaatgggatttaaggtcccttccaactcaaaccaggatatgattccatgattcaaaTAATAAAACATCTGGGAGGAATTGAATCTGATAATGGACATTACTTCTCAGATTGATGTTTTTGGAAATGTAGGCATGAAGAATTCTTCTACACTGAATTTTCCCATCAAATTAGAAAGTTTTTGTCTTGCAGTAGTGTTAACTTAAACAGCCACAGGCAATGATGGACATGCCCAGGaaaggcagacatgcagtgTTGACTAAGGAGGGAATTCGGTGTTCTGGAATTGTTAACTGGGAATCTTTACTAGAAAAATATCAAATGCAGAAATATCTTTGTTCTTTTGCTGAAGGAAACTTCTTCCAGGCAGTAATTCTAAAAAGCTTGCGACAAATAACTCATAATTTGTGCTTAGAGAACTTGGTGTTATAAAGTAGCTGATGCCCAGTTTAACAGAAGTGAATTTTGTCTGTTTCTGACTGTGCAGATAATTGTGGATCTGGAAGAGGATTTGactaggaaaaggaaaataaaatcctcACCGTTGTTGGACAGTGGCAAGAGAAGGAGAACCTCGATCAAATCAGCCACAAGTGTCAGTTTAGAAATCACCGGCTCAGGTTCCAGTGCACTTAACAGGAGTGTTTCACCTCCACCAGCCTCACCACAGCCAAGTGCTCCCACCGGCTCTGCTGGAGGGTCCCAAGGGGGGGACTCAGAGCAGGACACATTCCCCAGCTACAGTGACACTACCCAGCCAGGGATTTCAGTTTTAGTGACTTCTGAAGAGGATACTTCGGTTCTGGAAGGTTCTTTCCGAGATGATGCCTTCCCTGTGGCTCCCCCGGACCTGGATGAGACAATACGGGATGAGAAAATCAAGCGGCTGAAGCAGCTGCTGCGGGAGCGGGAGGCGGCGCTGGAGGAAATGCGTCGGGAAATGCAGCAGAGCTGAACCCCCCCCCGGGGATCCCAACCTCGTGCATCACCTCTTCAGTGACTTCAAGAGGAAATCCCTTGCTTAAATGAGTATTTCTGGTAGATGGAAGAACTAGATGAAGTTTAAGTATGTGTGTATTTAGAGAACTCTAGGTTTTTGTTAAATGCCAGAAATAAGAAACTTGGACCATCAAATTCTACTTCTGGGACACGGTCCAAGAGCACAGACCAAGGGCATTTTTACCAGCACATTCCCCATATGATGAATAGAGGGGTTCTGTATTAGTCTTAGCAAATAAACTTTCCCCTTTGGAATTCCCTGGCCTGACTCTTAGAACCCGAATGCAAATTGCAAACCCCAGCTGtggatatttttttgtttgttttcctcatgTGCATGAGAATTTTGATGAATTCCTGAAAACTGTCAATTTTCAGAAAAGGTCAACAGTCAGTGGTTAATAAATGCTATTTAAAGGATCTGGGAATTAGACTTTAGGCAGTAACAATGCAGATATTTATACGAAACCTCTTGCAGATGTGAGGACAGAGGCAGGAGGAGCCCTGTGACAGTTTGGATTCATGGCTCTCCCTGTCATTATTGTGAGCCTTTATAAGGCCATGGCCAGCTGTGCAATGTGGAACTGTGgttgtggggttgttttggaagggtgggatgtatttttttaaacagaattctGTTAATAATAATTTCTTGAAGCTAAAAGACTTCTTTATCCCTGGATGGTATCTTTAACAATCCTCAATGAGTGTCTTTTACTTTGTTGTTATTTGAACATGTCTCTTGCCACCATCAGTTGATGGTACCTTAGTTTGCCTTGTAGGAGGGGATGTGCTCTCAGACTGTCTTTACATCCTAATTTTTGTAGAACTTTATGTGTATTTTCCCACCATGCTCTGTTGTATCTGTAGGGACACCTTTCCTTGCCCTCTGTTGTTCATGTCTCTGATGCTTGCAGGTTCCTTCTGCAGTTTTTCAGTTTCCCTTCCACCAGTTAATAACTTTTTTTGCCAGCAGAGTTTGACattgttttgttcttgtttgtTGATGTTTATGTTAAACATcaccagccccagcagagctccGCTGGGGATTTGTGTTCATGGGAGGTTGTTTGTTACTGTCcttatttctggttttattcttattttgtttcattttaatcaAATTTTCATCTGCAGAGTTTTCATTTATTATCCCATGGATGCCCAGTTTATCTGTAGGGTTTTGGTGGAGGATGGATGTTTCTTGGGGAGCTTAGACTGCCTCAGTCCCATATTCCTTAATTATGTAAGTTTTGACAGCGTGAAAAATTCCAGGGGATTGAAGAGGCAGGAGAGGTTTTTATAAggtaagaaaaaggaaattcctgctctgaaaaatcacagaatcagagaagggtttggggtgtaaagggaccttaaagctcatcctgttccaccccctgccatgggcagggccaccttccactatcccaggtttctccaagcctcgtccaacctggccttggacgctgccagggatggggagagctTGGCCTAGACCAAGGTGATGGACCAGCTGCAGGTGGGTGAGGAGAGAAGGTGAATAATGGAAATAAACTCTGCAGGGACTGAGATTGCTCGGTAGGAGGGAAGTGTGGTGGGACAAGCAGGTCAGGGTGGTGCCCTCGGTATCCATGGGCTCACCCTGTATGGAATGGGTGTTTTGTGACAGAATTGACCTTGGCCAGGTCCCAGACACCACCCACCCAACCACTGCCCTCCTGCAGGATGGGGGAAAATGGAAGGATGGCATTGTGGGTGGAGAACAAGGCAGTTTAACAGGTCAAGCAAAAGCTGCttgcacaaaaagcagaatcagGAATTGGGTCACCACGTCCTGTCAGTGCAAGATCGGCCGTTCCCGGGGTCTCTGTGTGCAGCGTTCGCTTGAAGACAAACGCTGTGACCAGAAATGTCCCTCCATCCTCCTGCTGCCATAAAGCTTTTCTTTGCTGAGCATGGCCTCctgtggtgtggaatatccctttggtcagtctGGGAAGACTGTCCAGGCTGTGTCTGTTC
Above is a window of Aphelocoma coerulescens isolate FSJ_1873_10779 chromosome 26, UR_Acoe_1.0, whole genome shotgun sequence DNA encoding:
- the LRIF1 gene encoding ligand-dependent nuclear receptor-interacting factor 1, with amino-acid sequence MYRVVQTTGPDGKNLLKLLPISKTSGSFVPVVQSPAMPNNSNANVSSPVHLTFKTQLGNTAAPSPVKIPIFQPPNPGKIILTRTLDKQESVRTDSEKESLIPSAAANGQSSCVSMDGVSLQNVAITSSSHQSSTTYMVVNTKPVPVTVKSPALPSGHHLQIPADAEVKSVPASLLPPSIQQKILAAAATNVSGGADSTKTPTVIYVSPVNTVKTSQVLPKHLQSFCPKPATEVSKTLIVTAAQKGSGSSPEPVTSEGQQCQQTPMKWIVQETAPLSAACLIPVKSSNNVASKILKTLSDTKNVEVNPANILPLCSNGPGGSQTKITPLKDNALVMYNGKVYLLTKRGSDVLSAQADKQTSSSSDASLKKETPKRIDSAEVNKITSKVVNLVLSKSKAVVLSQKDPKPCTVSKNSSPVGLRNDLKSTPAALLTPSANQQDSSVTQRQSLPFTKSVSCSGATPVAAVGVQEGVWQSGKDLSPSPRAAGPLLPQAKQECAVSEDWPKIQCQKMDSPGKVIQIKHQEHPHWKQYLELRKKFGLFKEERVYLTRIPLRAVCENPEERVCSSDSLERKNDSCSSSSLDVELTNHHQECVKEEKIIVDLEEDLTRKRKIKSSPLLDSGKRRRTSIKSATSVSLEITGSGSSALNRSVSPPPASPQPSAPTGSAGGSQGGDSEQDTFPSYSDTTQPGISVLVTSEEDTSVLEGSFRDDAFPVAPPDLDETIRDEKIKRLKQLLREREAALEEMRREMQQS